ATGGATAAGACTGAATTAACGATTCCTAAAGGCGCCACAATATCGAATGATAGCATCACTATTTCTATTGATTCTGCTAAACTGGGATTATTGGGAGTAGGCTCATACATGATTCCTGTTAAGATCTCGTCTGCAGCAGGCGCTCAGGTGAGTAGTAATTTAAAGTCTGTGTTCCTGGTTGTTGATGTAGCTTTTTCTAATTGTGTGAACAATGCGACCAGTATTGCCGGAACAGCACTAAGAGACAGGACAGGTTGGTCTGCCACCCTTAGTACCATCCCTACCGCCGGAACATTGGAAAATATGTTTGATGGAAACACGAAAACGTATTGGTATGTAAATCCTGCGGCAGCGTGTGAGTTAACAGTGAATATGAACGCCGTGAGTTCCAATATAACAGGCATCCGCCTTAATAGCTATAGCACCAGCTACTCTTTGCAAACAATGACTGTTTATTCCAGTACAGATGGAGTTACCTGGGTGTCGCAGGGCAATGTTACGTTGTCAACAGCGGCAACATATCAGTACATTCAGTTTTATTCTGCTATCAATGCGCAATATCTGAAGTTGAAAATCACAGGATGGAAGTCGGCAACTATTCTTATCCTGACTGAGTTTGATGTATTTATGTTATAAGTGATTATAGATCGGATAGTTTCATGAATTGCATGGAGCTATCCGATTCTACTGTAGGTTATTATATATATTCGAAATGAGGTTTTATATTCTTCTTTTTTTTACAGGCGTCTCTATTCCGCAGCTTAATGCACAAACAGCCAACAACAGCCTGGTA
This Chitinophaga sancti DNA region includes the following protein-coding sequences:
- a CDS encoding BT_3987 domain-containing protein, producing the protein MKMFAISKYIAFCFAAAGVFIFQSCSKDKIYDVTGSAENMVYMNVHSWSPINMPENSFQFNVTQTGQKSIISDVSSITAKFAAQCTLEATTDIQVKFEIDTSLISAGYKGLPDGVTLNMDKTELTIPKGATISNDSITISIDSAKLGLLGVGSYMIPVKISSAAGAQVSSNLKSVFLVVDVAFSNCVNNATSIAGTALRDRTGWSATLSTIPTAGTLENMFDGNTKTYWYVNPAAACELTVNMNAVSSNITGIRLNSYSTSYSLQTMTVYSSTDGVTWVSQGNVTLSTAATYQYIQFYSAINAQYLKLKITGWKSATILILTEFDVFML